Within the Aminivibrio sp. genome, the region CTCTGTACCCTCTTTACCGCTTCAAGTTTGAAATCCGGCGTGTAATATTTGCCCATCTTCTGCAGCCCCTCTCTGATCTCCAGTATATCGTCTCTTTATACTGTCCATCAAATCGGGGGCAGGGCACTATGCTCTGCGGGAAGGGGAAGGAGGGGTGGTATATGGATTAGTCCTCTCTTCCTCGCAGGACGGAAAGAGGAAAAGCGCAACGGCTGAAAAGAAAGAGCAAAGCGAAAGAAAGACGCCGAGTCCGTCAAAAGACCATCCATGGCGTGGTTCCTTGAAACACAGAAAGCAGGAGAGGCCTGTTTATGATGATCCGGATCCATTGGAAGCTTACGATGATGCTTATACCGGGAGTATTTACGGTGTTCGTGTTTCATAAAAAAGAAGGACAGGGGGTGACATTTTCCCTGTCTCTTGACAGGGATGCCCGTTCCGGCTGCTTGAAGCGGAAACCGGACGGGCAGGGATGACCTTCTCCTTTTCCATCCGGCGGAGGATACCAGTCAATATCCCATGCCGATCCGGGAAACAAAAAAAGGAGGACGGGAAAATCCCCGTCCTCCTTTTGTCCTGTCAGGCTTCTTATTCGGGCTTGACCTTCTTGAAGAACACGGCCTTCTTGGTGGCGATGTCTGACGCAAGCATGATGCCGTCCTTGTCCTTGGGATTGTGGAACTCGTCCATGGTCAGAGTGGCGTGCATGAGCTTCAGACCCTTTGTGGCCTCGAGGGCGTCCCGGATCTTCACGGGGTCGTCGCTGCCGGCCCGCTCGATGGCGTCCTTCACCCAGTAGACGCTGTCGTATGCCATGACGGCGTTCATGAACTCCATGGCCTCGGTGCCCGTCTGCTCTTCGTACTTGCGGAAGAAGTCGGCGAGGGCAGGGTCGGCCTTGTCCACGTGGCTCACCCAGTAGCTCTCCCTCATGGCGTCTCCGGCAATCTCCCACATGAAGTCGCCGTAGCCGTCGCCGCCGACGATGGGAATTTCGATGCCCAGGTCGCGGGCCTGCTTCACTGCCAGGGGAAGGGCTTTGCCCATGGTGGGTATCACGAGTACGTCGGGGTTGGCATCCTTGATGACCGTAAGCTGGGCGCGGAAGTCCACATCCTGCTCCCGGTGTCCTTCGTCGGCCACGATCTCTCCGCCGTACTCCTTGAAGGATTTCGTGAAGAATTCGCGGAGGCCGTGGGAGTAGTCGCTGGACACGTCATAAAGCACCGCCGCCTTCTTCTTTCCGAGGTCCCTTGCGGCAAAGTGGGCGATCATCTTGCCCTGGTAGGGATCAAGGAAGCAGATGCGGAAGTTGTAGGGGCGGACCTGTCCCTTCTCGTCCACGGTGACCAGGGGGTTCGTGGGGAGCGTTCCGATGTGGGGAACCTTGCCGCGGTTGAACACCGGGGCGGCGGCGATGCACAGGCCGCTTCCGCTGGGTCCGATGACCACGCTGACCTTGTCCTGTTCCACAAGGCGCCGCGCGGCGTTGACCATGTCCTCCTGCCGGGTGCGGCAGTCGTACATGATGACTTCCACCGGCCTGCCGAGGATGCCGCCGGCGGCGTTGATTTCCGCCACGGCAATCTTCACCGATTCGACCTCAGCCACGCCGTAAGCGGCGAAGTCACCCGTTACCGTCGCAATTTCACCGATCCGGATCGGATCCGCCGCAAAAGCGGGCACGGCAAAAAGACATACAAGGGACACCAACACCATTGCCTTCCGAATGCTGCCGAAACTCCTCATTCTTCCTACCTCCTCACATAATATGGTACCTATCGGGACAGGATAACGCACTCGGGTCCGGGCAGACGGGAAAGCCGGCCGCCGAACCTCACTGTGGAGAAAAAATAAAACAACATTGGAAACAAAATCTACGCATGACACGAACAATGATACTACAGGAGACCGGTTTCCGCATCCGTCATTCCTTCGGAACATAGAGCCCCGCGGGGTTGGACCCGGCAAGGCCGGCCTGAAGAAGATGGTCCGGCACAGGCGAAAGAGCGGCGGCCTGCTCCTCGCTGAGCAGAGGATAATATGGCAGCAGATTGAAACCGTCGGCTATGTACTCGAGATCCTCTTCTCCGTCCGCCCATCCCCGCCCGTCGTACCGCTCCAGCTTCAGGGGGCGGGAATAAGCCCTGAGAGTTTTCTGCCCCAGGGTGTTGAAATAGAAATCAAAATAGGACATGGCCAGTTCACGGAGGCTCCGGTACACTGGTTCCCGGAAGCGGAGGGTGGTGAAGTTGGACTTCGCCACAGCTCCCCAGCACCCCCTCTCCCGGAAGACGGCGATCACATGATCATCGTCGTTCCAGGCACGGAGGTCCACCAGCAGCGGCGGGTATCCAAGCTCCCGGAGGCAGGCCGCTGCAAACAGGGCCCCTTCGAAGCAGTGGGCTGATTTCTCTGAATAGACCCTTGCCGGGGGCTTGCACTCCTCCACCGCGTTATAGGGGATGGAGTCAAGGAAACG harbors:
- a CDS encoding ABC transporter substrate-binding protein, whose amino-acid sequence is MRSFGSIRKAMVLVSLVCLFAVPAFAADPIRIGEIATVTGDFAAYGVAEVESVKIAVAEINAAGGILGRPVEVIMYDCRTRQEDMVNAARRLVEQDKVSVVIGPSGSGLCIAAAPVFNRGKVPHIGTLPTNPLVTVDEKGQVRPYNFRICFLDPYQGKMIAHFAARDLGKKKAAVLYDVSSDYSHGLREFFTKSFKEYGGEIVADEGHREQDVDFRAQLTVIKDANPDVLVIPTMGKALPLAVKQARDLGIEIPIVGGDGYGDFMWEIAGDAMRESYWVSHVDKADPALADFFRKYEEQTGTEAMEFMNAVMAYDSVYWVKDAIERAGSDDPVKIRDALEATKGLKLMHATLTMDEFHNPKDKDGIMLASDIATKKAVFFKKVKPE